A stretch of the Archangium violaceum genome encodes the following:
- a CDS encoding alpha/beta fold hydrolase, which yields MNEARARENAVHSREGAIRLRDGRTLAYVESGNLEGMPVIFMHGNPGSRYMRHPDDGLTASLGVRLITPDRPGYGKSDFKKGRTLLDMPADVEQLANTLGLGRFAVMGVSAGGPYVAACAYRLGERLTGAAIVSGSAPFNRSGAMAGVNRDYRAAYSMAMWPGWLLLPVMSLHDQTVRRKPERALETLMKECSADDRALLSDPAIAAQVKGFRFEASRQGVQGMIQEARLLTSPWGFPLEDIRIPVHLWYWEGDSIVPLQMGRYLHARIPNTVPHFLQGGGHFSLYSHWKDILAALVRG from the coding sequence ATGAACGAGGCGCGGGCAAGGGAGAACGCGGTGCACTCGAGGGAGGGCGCCATCCGGCTGCGCGACGGGCGCACGCTGGCCTACGTCGAGTCCGGAAACCTCGAGGGCATGCCGGTCATCTTCATGCACGGCAACCCGGGCTCCCGCTACATGCGGCACCCGGATGACGGGCTCACGGCGAGCCTGGGCGTGCGGCTCATCACCCCGGACCGGCCGGGCTACGGCAAGTCGGACTTCAAGAAGGGACGCACCCTGCTGGACATGCCAGCGGACGTCGAGCAACTGGCCAACACGCTGGGGCTGGGCCGCTTCGCCGTCATGGGCGTGTCCGCGGGAGGCCCCTACGTGGCGGCCTGCGCGTACCGCCTGGGCGAGCGGCTCACGGGCGCGGCCATCGTCTCCGGCTCGGCGCCTTTCAACCGCTCCGGGGCCATGGCGGGCGTGAACCGGGACTACCGCGCCGCCTACAGCATGGCCATGTGGCCGGGCTGGCTGCTGCTGCCGGTGATGTCGCTGCACGACCAGACCGTGCGCCGCAAGCCCGAGCGCGCGCTGGAGACGTTGATGAAGGAGTGCTCGGCGGATGACCGGGCGCTGCTGTCGGATCCAGCCATCGCCGCCCAGGTGAAGGGCTTCCGCTTCGAGGCCTCGCGCCAGGGCGTACAGGGGATGATTCAAGAGGCCCGGCTGCTCACCTCCCCGTGGGGCTTCCCACTCGAGGACATCCGCATCCCCGTACACCTCTGGTACTGGGAGGGAGACTCCATCGTGCCGCTGCAGATGGGACGCTACCTGCACGCGCGCATCCCGAACACGGTACCCCACTTCCTGCAGGGAGGCGGGCACTTCTCCCTCTACTCCCACTGGAAGGACATCCTCGCCGCGCTGGTGCGCGGCTGA
- a CDS encoding ISAs1 family transposase, translated as MLREGTAPEGLKRPVSDTTLDRLLGKLEPEGLEQEVHQMVHRGLEVGLIRHELFARGVVSIDGKAGESTPGQPPCEPSHTTKDEQGREYWYPYALRASLTSSAAQPVLDQKLLEGKQGEATAFPELFKRVVEKFGRHFEYVTVDAGMTSAANARVVREAGKHYLMALKENFHRLHDKAWVALAVAPVKVRTRERTSGEWVERELRVVDKPPEEDFPGAQQWVWVRQTRTRDGELPKVETRLFLTSIPTGQLSPERMLTLVRRHWGIENGPNWTADVVLEEDSASPSLRGNAPLVLSWLRLLAYNLLALVRTHLPTRDKRPQSFARTMEVLYQGLLGLAVLPESLATLA; from the coding sequence ATGCTGCGCGAAGGCACGGCGCCCGAGGGGCTGAAGCGGCCGGTGTCCGACACGACGTTGGATAGGCTGCTGGGGAAGTTGGAGCCAGAGGGGTTGGAGCAGGAGGTGCACCAGATGGTGCACCGAGGCCTGGAAGTGGGGCTGATACGCCATGAGCTCTTCGCCCGGGGCGTCGTCAGCATTGACGGGAAGGCAGGGGAGAGCACGCCGGGGCAGCCGCCGTGCGAGCCGAGCCACACGACGAAGGATGAGCAGGGGCGGGAGTACTGGTACCCGTACGCGCTGCGCGCCAGTCTCACCAGCAGCGCGGCCCAGCCGGTGCTCGACCAGAAGTTGCTGGAAGGCAAGCAGGGAGAGGCGACGGCGTTCCCGGAGTTGTTCAAACGGGTGGTGGAGAAGTTCGGGCGGCATTTCGAGTACGTGACAGTGGACGCGGGAATGACGAGCGCGGCCAATGCGCGGGTGGTGAGGGAGGCGGGCAAGCACTACCTGATGGCGCTCAAGGAGAACTTCCACCGGCTACATGACAAGGCGTGGGTGGCGCTGGCGGTGGCGCCAGTGAAGGTGCGCACGCGCGAGCGGACGAGCGGGGAGTGGGTGGAGAGGGAGTTGAGGGTGGTGGACAAGCCGCCAGAGGAGGACTTTCCCGGCGCCCAGCAATGGGTATGGGTGCGGCAGACGCGAACCAGAGACGGCGAGCTGCCGAAGGTGGAGACGCGGCTGTTCCTCACCTCCATTCCCACAGGGCAACTGTCCCCGGAGCGGATGCTGACGTTGGTACGCCGGCACTGGGGGATTGAGAACGGGCCCAACTGGACAGCGGACGTGGTGCTGGAGGAGGACAGCGCCTCGCCCAGCCTGCGAGGCAATGCACCCCTGGTGCTCAGCTGGCTGCGTTTGCTGGCCTACAACCTGCTGGCCCTGGTGCGCACGCACCTGCCGACTCGCGACAAACGGCCCCAAAGCTTCGCACGCACCATGGAGGTGCTCTACCAGGGCCTGTTGGGTCTGGCCGTGCTGCCCGAGAGTCTGGCCACACTTGCCTGA
- a CDS encoding alpha/beta fold hydrolase, whose translation MNRPAQAIQRIRSFVSSQVDVSRSLAQALQDRSINPYPYLKPFIEKAANVREPPISPTPHSVVYTRGSMRLLRYASPRRRFRTPILFVYSLINRWYILDFLPGRSLIEYLTRQGYDVYAIDWGVAGQDEQNLTWSELLGGHLRSAVRWTLRVSDSEDLTLYGYCMGGTMALAYTSLYPEGVRNLVVQATPVDFTKGGIYSLWTQQRHFDVDSLVDAYGNVPTYVLESGFFMAGPVQRITKWLDVCRQIDDPGFVTTFLALERWGSDAVPFPGEVYRQYIRDCYQQNLFCQNRMEVGGERVDLGNIQCPVLNIIAEQDNIAPPAMSEPLPDLVGTKDCETMRFPVGHIGLSASSKSPVRVWPRISAWMGQRSRVLEAGE comes from the coding sequence GTGAATCGGCCCGCCCAAGCCATCCAGCGGATCCGCTCGTTCGTCTCGTCCCAGGTCGACGTCTCGCGCTCGCTCGCGCAGGCCCTGCAGGACCGCTCCATCAACCCCTATCCGTACCTCAAGCCCTTCATCGAGAAGGCCGCCAACGTCCGCGAGCCGCCCATCAGCCCCACCCCGCACTCGGTGGTGTACACGCGCGGCAGCATGCGTCTGTTGCGTTACGCCTCGCCCCGGCGCCGCTTCCGCACGCCCATCCTCTTCGTCTACTCGCTCATCAACCGCTGGTACATCCTCGACTTCCTGCCCGGCCGCAGTCTCATCGAGTACCTCACCCGCCAGGGCTACGACGTCTACGCCATCGACTGGGGCGTCGCCGGGCAGGACGAGCAGAACCTCACGTGGAGCGAGCTGCTGGGCGGACACCTGCGCTCCGCCGTGCGCTGGACGCTGCGCGTGAGCGACAGCGAGGACCTGACGCTCTACGGCTACTGCATGGGTGGCACCATGGCGCTGGCCTACACCTCGCTCTACCCCGAGGGCGTGCGCAACCTGGTGGTCCAGGCGACTCCCGTGGACTTCACGAAGGGCGGCATCTACTCGCTGTGGACGCAGCAGCGGCACTTCGACGTGGACTCGCTGGTGGATGCCTACGGCAACGTGCCCACCTACGTGCTGGAGAGCGGCTTCTTCATGGCGGGCCCCGTCCAGCGCATCACCAAGTGGCTCGACGTGTGCCGGCAGATCGACGACCCGGGCTTCGTCACCACCTTCCTCGCCCTGGAGCGCTGGGGCTCGGATGCCGTCCCCTTCCCCGGTGAGGTCTACCGGCAGTACATCCGCGACTGCTACCAGCAGAACCTCTTCTGTCAGAACCGCATGGAGGTGGGCGGCGAGCGCGTGGACCTGGGCAACATCCAGTGCCCCGTGCTCAACATCATCGCGGAGCAGGACAACATCGCCCCACCGGCCATGAGCGAGCCGCTGCCGGACCTGGTGGGCACGAAGGACTGCGAGACGATGCGCTTCCCGGTGGGCCACATCGGCCTGTCGGCGTCCAGCAAGTCGCCGGTGAGGGTGTGGCCCCGCATCTCCGCCTGGATGGGACAGCGCTCGCGGGTACTGGAGGCAGGAGAATGA
- a CDS encoding PAS domain-containing sensor histidine kinase has product MHPLDFGEIFRLSPNPYMVLDRQLRYVAANDAYLRSTASRLEDIKGRYLFELFPHDPDNPNNASMVMLRTSLERVLASRAPDVLALIPYRVPMNTETGVVVKERFWSATHVPLLDERGEVAYILQHTVDVTELEQLKQAANEAKMEWRETATSAVMEAGVLGRARMLQETNRLLDSERRHLRGLFEQAPSFMCFLRGKDHVFELVNPAYAQLVGQRELVGKPVREALPEVVDQGFIALLDRVFTTGEPFIGRGVGVSIQRRAGGPLEDAYVDFIYQPIQGVDGSVAGIFVQGHDITEQKRTEAALKESEARFRNMADHAPVILWVTDASASCTYLSKVWYDFTGQTEGMGLGEGWLSVVHPDDARAAADALRAATERREAFRREMRLRRQDGEYRWVLNSATPRVSPTGEFLGFIGSVLDITEIKRAEEEMRRFNQQLERRVQERTAALLEANKELESFSYSVSHDLRAPLRHIMGFAQLLESRSSANLDATARRHVKTIADAARQGGKLVDDLLEFSRMGRTELKKASVSLRDLVAEVQRELSPEMEGRKVQWRVGTLPEVQADPALLRLVLKNLLANALKYSRLREEAVIEVGASEGEGETEVFVRDNGVGFEMQYVDKLFGVFQRLHRPEQFEGTGIGLANVRRIIARHGGRTWAEGAVDQGATFHFTLPHAEVARSLSA; this is encoded by the coding sequence ATGCATCCACTCGACTTTGGAGAGATCTTCCGGCTCTCTCCCAACCCCTACATGGTGCTCGACCGGCAGCTGCGCTACGTGGCCGCCAACGACGCCTACCTGCGCTCCACGGCGAGCCGGCTCGAGGACATCAAGGGCCGCTACCTCTTCGAGCTCTTTCCCCACGACCCGGACAACCCCAACAACGCGAGCATGGTGATGTTGCGCACCTCCCTGGAGCGCGTGCTTGCCTCGCGGGCACCGGACGTCCTGGCGCTCATCCCCTACCGCGTCCCCATGAATACCGAGACGGGCGTCGTGGTGAAGGAGCGCTTCTGGAGCGCCACCCACGTGCCCCTGCTCGATGAGCGCGGGGAGGTGGCCTACATCCTCCAGCACACGGTGGACGTGACGGAGCTGGAGCAGCTCAAGCAGGCCGCCAACGAGGCCAAGATGGAGTGGCGCGAGACCGCCACGTCCGCGGTCATGGAGGCGGGCGTACTGGGCCGGGCAAGGATGCTCCAGGAGACCAACCGGCTGCTCGACTCGGAGCGCCGCCACCTCCGGGGCCTCTTCGAGCAGGCTCCCAGCTTCATGTGCTTCCTGCGTGGGAAGGATCACGTCTTCGAGCTGGTCAACCCCGCCTACGCCCAGCTGGTGGGACAGCGGGAGCTGGTGGGCAAGCCCGTACGGGAGGCGCTGCCAGAGGTGGTGGATCAGGGCTTCATCGCGCTGCTCGATCGTGTCTTCACCACGGGTGAGCCCTTCATCGGTCGTGGAGTGGGTGTCTCCATTCAGCGGCGCGCGGGGGGGCCGCTGGAAGATGCGTACGTGGATTTCATCTACCAGCCCATCCAAGGGGTGGACGGTTCGGTGGCGGGCATTTTCGTCCAGGGGCACGACATCACCGAGCAGAAGCGCACGGAAGCCGCCCTCAAGGAGAGCGAAGCGCGCTTTCGGAACATGGCGGACCACGCCCCCGTCATACTGTGGGTGACGGACGCCTCGGCCTCCTGCACCTACCTCTCCAAGGTCTGGTACGACTTCACCGGGCAGACCGAAGGGATGGGGCTGGGAGAGGGCTGGCTCTCCGTCGTGCACCCCGACGACGCCCGCGCCGCCGCGGACGCGCTGCGCGCCGCCACGGAGAGGCGCGAGGCCTTCCGCAGGGAGATGCGGTTGCGGCGCCAGGATGGCGAGTACCGCTGGGTCCTCAACTCCGCCACCCCCCGCGTGAGCCCCACGGGCGAGTTCCTCGGGTTCATCGGCAGCGTCCTCGACATTACCGAGATCAAGCGAGCGGAAGAGGAGATGCGGCGCTTCAACCAGCAGCTCGAGCGGCGGGTGCAGGAGCGCACCGCGGCGCTGCTGGAGGCCAACAAGGAGTTGGAGTCCTTCAGCTACTCGGTGAGCCACGACCTGAGGGCTCCCTTGCGCCACATCATGGGCTTTGCCCAGTTGCTCGAGTCACGCTCGAGCGCGAACCTGGATGCCACGGCCCGTCGCCACGTGAAGACGATCGCCGACGCGGCCCGGCAGGGCGGCAAGCTGGTGGATGACCTGCTCGAGTTCAGCCGCATGGGCCGCACGGAGCTGAAGAAGGCGTCGGTGTCGCTGCGGGACCTCGTGGCGGAGGTGCAGCGCGAGCTCTCGCCCGAGATGGAGGGGCGCAAGGTGCAGTGGCGGGTGGGGACACTGCCGGAGGTTCAGGCGGACCCGGCGCTGTTGCGTCTGGTGCTCAAGAACCTGCTCGCCAATGCCCTGAAGTATTCGCGGCTTCGCGAGGAGGCGGTCATCGAGGTGGGGGCCAGCGAAGGGGAAGGCGAGACCGAGGTGTTCGTGCGCGACAACGGTGTGGGCTTTGAAATGCAGTACGTCGACAAGCTCTTCGGCGTCTTCCAGCGGCTGCACCGGCCCGAGCAGTTCGAGGGGACGGGGATCGGCCTGGCCAACGTGCGACGCATCATCGCCCGCCACGGTGGGCGGACCTGGGCCGAGGGCGCGGTGGATCAAGGCGCCACCTTCCACTTCACCCTGCCGCACGCGGAGGTGGCGCGGTCACTCTCCGCCTGA
- a CDS encoding TetR/AcrR family transcriptional regulator, which produces MPRTAEQNQRLKEERRRALLKAAREVFARRGLAATKMTDLAAAAGISYGLVYHYFPDKESVFAALVDETVRGGIELLVSARQRPGTPWEQLHYVCTQMLEGIRKQPAIPLILVQAHASESIPAAVEQALDRYSTEFNRNLEELITSGQKAGQIVDVPAEELARTFIATVQGLALTQLFPQMRDTPFPSTDTVLRLFKP; this is translated from the coding sequence ATGCCTCGGACCGCAGAACAGAACCAACGGTTGAAGGAGGAGCGGCGGCGCGCGCTGCTGAAGGCGGCGCGCGAGGTCTTCGCTCGCCGGGGACTGGCGGCCACCAAGATGACGGACCTCGCCGCCGCCGCGGGCATCAGCTACGGGCTCGTCTATCACTACTTCCCGGACAAGGAGTCCGTGTTCGCCGCACTCGTGGATGAGACCGTGCGGGGCGGTATCGAGCTGCTCGTCTCGGCGCGGCAAAGGCCCGGAACGCCCTGGGAGCAACTCCATTACGTCTGCACCCAGATGTTGGAGGGCATCCGGAAGCAGCCCGCCATCCCCCTCATCCTCGTGCAGGCGCATGCCAGCGAGAGTATCCCCGCCGCGGTGGAGCAGGCCCTGGACCGCTACAGCACCGAGTTCAACCGGAACCTCGAGGAGCTCATCACGTCCGGACAGAAGGCGGGGCAGATCGTGGACGTCCCCGCCGAGGAGCTCGCGCGGACCTTCATTGCCACCGTGCAGGGGCTCGCGCTGACGCAGCTCTTCCCCCAGATGAGGGACACGCCATTTCCCTCGACCGACACCGTCCTGCGGCTCTTCAAGCCCTGA